A stretch of the Medicago truncatula cultivar Jemalong A17 chromosome 5, MtrunA17r5.0-ANR, whole genome shotgun sequence genome encodes the following:
- the LOC11407062 gene encoding methylesterase 3, with product MNTEIKRHFVLIHGSCHGAWCWYKIIALLKSAGHEVTALDMAASGIHPKQVHELDSVTDYYEPLIEFLRSLPQDQRVILVGHSLGGMCISVAMELFPKKIAAAVFVTAFMPSPDLSYLSLLQENTQRIDSSLDTKIMLDDSPNDKRNGSMLFGPQFLATKLYQLSPPEDLSLALSLLRPARSYGDEELLQEKTKVTKDNHGTVAKVFIVCQQDKVLEHDFQLSMIERNPANDVKVIVDADHMPMFSKPKELCAYLQEIAETYY from the exons ATGAATACTGAGATTAAGAGACATTTCGTGTTGATTCATGGATCTTGCCATGGGGCATGGTGTTGGTACAAGATTATTGCTCTGTTAAAATCTGCTGGACACGAAGTCACAGCACTAGACATGGCTGCTTCTGGAATCCATCCAAAGCAAGTGCATGAGCTGGATTCTGTCACAGATTATTATGAACCGTTGATTGAATTTCTAAGGTCACTGCCACAAGATCAGAGAGTTATTCTAGTGGGTCATAGCTTGGGTGGGATGTGTATATCTGTGGCCATGGAATTATTTCCAAAGAAAATTGCAGCTGCTGTATTTGTTACAGCTTTCATGCCTTCTCCTGATCTAAGCTACTTGAGTCTACTCCAAGAG AATACACAAAGAATTGATTCCAGCTTGGACACAAAGATTATGCTTGATGATAGCCCTAATGATAAACGAAATGGATCCATGTTATTTGGACCACAATTCTTAGCAACCAAATTGTATCAACTATCTCCACCTGAG GACTTGTCCCTTGCATTGTCATTACTAAGGCCAGCTAGGAGCTATGGTGATGAAGAACTATTACAAGAGAAAACAAAAGTCACAAAAGATAACCATGGAACTGTTGCCAAAGTCTTCATTGTGTGCCAACAAGACAAAGTGTTAGAGCATGATTTTCAGCTATCAATGATTGAACGAAACCCTGCTAATGATGTCAAAGTGATTGTTGATGCTGACCACATGCCTATGTTCTCTAAACCGAAAGAGCTTTGTGCATATCTTCAAGAGATTGCGGAGACATATTATTAG